From a single Anas acuta chromosome 16, bAnaAcu1.1, whole genome shotgun sequence genomic region:
- the CBLN4 gene encoding cerebellin-4 isoform X2 gives MGWRLLPALLLLALALGGPAARAQNDTEPIVLEGKCLVVCDSNPATDAKGSSSSSPLGISVRAANSKVAFSAVRSTNHEPSEMSNKTRIIYFDQILVNVGNFFTLESVFVAPRKGIYSFSFHVIKVYQSQTIQVNLMLNGKPVISAFAGDKDVTREAATNGVLLYLDKEDKVYLKLEKGNLVGGWQYSTFSGFLVFPL, from the exons ATGGGCTGGCGGCTGCTgcccgccctcctcctcctggccctgGCGCTGGGCGGCCCCGCGGCGAGGGCGCAGAACGACACAGAGCCCATCGTCCTGGAGGGCAAGTGCCTGGTGGTCTGCGACTCCAACCCCGCCACCGACGCCAAGggctcgtcctcctcctccccgctcgGCATCTCCGTGCGGGCGGCCAACTCCAAGGTCGCCTTCTCGGCCGTGAGGAGCACCAACCACGAGCCCTCCGAGATGAGCAACAAGACGCGCATCATCTACTTCGACCAG ATCCTAGTAAATGTGGGCAATTTTTTCACATTGGAATCTGTCTTTGTAGCACCAAGAAAAGGAATTTACAGTTTCAGTTTTCACGTAATTAAAGTCTATCAGAGCCAAACAATACAG GTTAATTTGATGCTAAACGGAAAGCCAgtcatttctgcttttgctggGGACAAGGACGTCACACGTGAAGCTGCCACTAATGGAGTCCTGCTCTATCTAGACAAGGAGGATAAGGTTTACCTGAAATTGGAGAAAGGTAATCTGGTCGGTGGATGGCAGTATTCTACGTTTTCTGGCTTTCTGGTCTTTCCCCTGTAA
- the CBLN4 gene encoding cerebellin-4 isoform X1, which translates to MGWRLLPALLLLALALGGPAARAQNDTEPIVLEGKCLVVCDSNPATDAKGSSSSSPLGISVRAANSKVAFSAVRSTNHEPSEMSNKTRIIYFDQILVNVGNFFTLESVFVAPRKGIYSFSFHVIKVYQSQTIQVNLMLNGKPVISAFAGDKDVTREAATNGVLLYLDKEDKVYLKLEKGVDSSLPLLHEDHFIIMGLMFLYCFFMGEYGFSLWILAPSELLRSFTEFRVFKYNIFGLKLKQTINIYA; encoded by the exons ATGGGCTGGCGGCTGCTgcccgccctcctcctcctggccctgGCGCTGGGCGGCCCCGCGGCGAGGGCGCAGAACGACACAGAGCCCATCGTCCTGGAGGGCAAGTGCCTGGTGGTCTGCGACTCCAACCCCGCCACCGACGCCAAGggctcgtcctcctcctccccgctcgGCATCTCCGTGCGGGCGGCCAACTCCAAGGTCGCCTTCTCGGCCGTGAGGAGCACCAACCACGAGCCCTCCGAGATGAGCAACAAGACGCGCATCATCTACTTCGACCAG ATCCTAGTAAATGTGGGCAATTTTTTCACATTGGAATCTGTCTTTGTAGCACCAAGAAAAGGAATTTACAGTTTCAGTTTTCACGTAATTAAAGTCTATCAGAGCCAAACAATACAG GTTAATTTGATGCTAAACGGAAAGCCAgtcatttctgcttttgctggGGACAAGGACGTCACACGTGAAGCTGCCACTAATGGAGTCCTGCTCTATCTAGACAAGGAGGATAAGGTTTACCTGAAATTGGAGAAAG GTGTGGACTCATCATTGCCCCTGTTACATGAAGATCATTTTATCATCATGGGATTGatgtttctttattgttttttcatGGGTGAATATGGATTCTCTTTATGGATTTTGGCCCCATCTGAACTACTCAGAAGTTTCACAGAATTTCGTGTGtttaaatacaatatatttgGATTGAAACTAAAGCAGACGATAAATATCTATGCTTAA